A stretch of the Kushneria konosiri genome encodes the following:
- a CDS encoding NAD(P)H-hydrate dehydratase — MAANARLYSARQVQALDQRTIEQGMPGFALMMQAGRAALDEIIRRWPTARRLCILCGSGNNGGDGYVVAALACQKGLDVQLLALRTPDQLQGEAADAVHLARESGVTIEDWHPDTVIPFDTDVIVDALLGTGTRGEIRPPFDSAIAGINRSGAPVVALDVPSGLHADTGALLGEAVKADLTVTFIARKFGLYTGQAPDVTGEIVLSPLSVARVALSESDHVGELLVAERLKETLPRRRPTTHKGDCGHLLVVGGQPGFGGSTIMSAETAARLGAGLVSLATASVHIPPALTRCPEMMVHEARNGLDIEALVDKATAVLIGPGLGQGAWGQGLMQTVMKADGPRLVDADGLHLLAAGYAGERRDDWILTPHPGEAAMLLDCSVAEVQADRYQAALSLHRRYGGVIVLKGAGTLVVGGEGPEACFISPFGNPGMASGGMGDVLGGMIASLLVQGLSPLEAAASGVLIHGLAADDAARDQGERGLLASDLACYARRRANPGR; from the coding sequence ATGGCGGCGAATGCACGACTCTACAGCGCCCGACAGGTTCAGGCGCTGGATCAACGTACCATCGAACAGGGCATGCCGGGATTTGCCCTGATGATGCAGGCCGGCCGTGCCGCTCTGGATGAAATTATCCGACGCTGGCCCACGGCACGGCGCCTGTGCATTCTTTGTGGCAGCGGCAACAATGGTGGTGATGGCTATGTGGTGGCGGCACTGGCATGCCAAAAGGGGCTGGATGTACAGCTTCTGGCGTTGCGCACGCCGGATCAGCTACAGGGCGAGGCCGCTGATGCAGTACATCTGGCGCGCGAAAGCGGTGTGACCATTGAGGACTGGCATCCGGATACCGTGATTCCTTTCGACACCGACGTGATCGTTGATGCCCTGCTGGGCACCGGTACTCGGGGCGAAATACGCCCGCCGTTTGACAGTGCCATTGCAGGCATTAATCGATCAGGCGCGCCGGTCGTGGCGCTGGATGTTCCTTCCGGGCTGCATGCCGATACGGGCGCGCTGCTGGGTGAGGCGGTAAAGGCCGATCTAACGGTCACCTTTATCGCACGCAAGTTTGGCTTGTATACCGGCCAGGCACCTGACGTCACTGGTGAGATCGTTCTGTCGCCCCTGAGCGTCGCCAGGGTGGCGCTTTCAGAGAGCGACCATGTGGGCGAGTTGCTGGTGGCTGAGCGGCTCAAGGAGACGCTGCCCCGTCGGCGTCCCACCACCCACAAGGGGGATTGTGGTCATCTGCTGGTAGTGGGTGGCCAGCCGGGCTTTGGTGGCTCAACCATCATGAGCGCCGAGACCGCCGCGCGCCTGGGCGCCGGGCTGGTGAGTCTGGCCACGGCGAGCGTGCACATTCCGCCGGCCCTGACGCGCTGTCCGGAAATGATGGTACATGAGGCGCGCAACGGGCTGGATATCGAGGCGCTGGTCGACAAGGCCACGGCCGTGTTGATCGGGCCCGGGCTGGGTCAGGGCGCCTGGGGGCAGGGGCTGATGCAGACGGTCATGAAGGCCGATGGCCCCAGGCTGGTGGATGCCGATGGGCTTCACCTGCTGGCGGCAGGTTACGCCGGCGAGCGTCGCGATGACTGGATTTTGACCCCGCACCCGGGGGAAGCGGCCATGCTGCTGGATTGCAGCGTGGCGGAAGTACAGGCCGATCGTTACCAGGCGGCGCTGAGCCTGCATCGCCGTTATGGCGGTGTGATTGTGCTCAAGGGGGCCGGCACGCTGGTGGTCGGCGGTGAAGGTCCTGAGGCATGCTTTATCAGTCCTTTCGGCAACCCGGGCATGGCCTCCGGTGGGATGGGGGATGTGCTGGGCGGCATGATTGCCTCACTGCTGGTACAGGGCCTTTCGCCGCTGGAGGCCGCAGCCAGCGGCGTGTTGATCCATGGATTGGCCGCCGATGATGCGGCGCGCGACCAGGGCGAACGTGGCCTGCTGGCAAGTGATCTGGCATGCTACGCGCGCCGCCGCGCTAATCCCGGCAGGTGA
- the queG gene encoding tRNA epoxyqueuosine(34) reductase QueG, with protein MAEKLRVWARELGFQQLGITDTDLDAHEDHLHRWLEAGYHGEMDYMARHGTKRTRPAELEPGTLRIISVRMDYLPPEIESTRVLGQPERAYVARYALGRDYHKLIRKRLTQLAQKLQKEIGTFGFRAFVDSAPVMERALAQKAGIGWFGKNAMILNPKAGSLFFLGELYTDLPLPVDEPFEGDHCGKCTRCQTWCPTGAIVDDKVIDARRCISYLTIEKHGSIPLEYRHAMGNRVFGCDDCQLVCPFTRFTRTTREQDFAPRHALDRARLVDLFNWSEPEFLEHTQGSAIRRLGYERWLRNLAVGLGNAPFSEEIVSALKARLAWPSDMVREHVRWALSQQLQKRDDAREAALAPLIEAGFKDIIARQPA; from the coding sequence ATGGCCGAAAAACTTCGGGTCTGGGCACGCGAGCTGGGCTTTCAGCAGCTGGGCATTACCGACACCGACCTCGATGCTCATGAAGACCATCTCCATCGGTGGCTGGAAGCGGGCTATCACGGCGAGATGGACTACATGGCACGCCATGGCACCAAACGTACTCGCCCGGCCGAACTCGAGCCCGGCACGCTGCGCATCATTAGCGTACGCATGGACTACCTGCCGCCCGAAATCGAGAGCACTCGGGTACTGGGTCAGCCCGAACGTGCCTATGTGGCACGTTACGCGCTCGGGCGCGACTATCACAAGCTGATCCGCAAGCGTCTGACCCAGCTGGCGCAAAAGCTGCAAAAGGAGATCGGGACGTTCGGCTTTCGCGCCTTTGTGGACTCCGCACCGGTCATGGAACGCGCGCTGGCCCAGAAGGCGGGCATCGGCTGGTTCGGCAAGAATGCGATGATTCTCAACCCTAAGGCCGGGTCGCTGTTCTTTCTCGGCGAGCTTTATACCGATCTGCCCCTGCCCGTGGATGAACCCTTTGAAGGCGATCACTGCGGCAAGTGTACGCGCTGTCAGACCTGGTGCCCCACCGGCGCCATCGTGGATGACAAGGTCATCGATGCAAGGCGCTGCATCTCCTATCTCACCATCGAAAAGCATGGCTCGATCCCGCTGGAATATCGCCACGCCATGGGCAACCGCGTCTTCGGCTGCGATGACTGCCAGCTTGTCTGCCCTTTCACGCGATTCACGCGTACCACAAGAGAGCAGGACTTTGCCCCGCGCCATGCGCTGGATCGTGCCCGGCTGGTCGATCTTTTCAACTGGAGCGAGCCCGAGTTTCTCGAGCACACGCAGGGCAGTGCCATCCGACGGCTGGGCTATGAACGCTGGCTGCGCAACCTGGCCGTAGGACTGGGCAACGCCCCCTTCAGCGAAGAGATTGTTTCGGCGCTCAAGGCGCGCCTGGCCTGGCCCAGCGACATGGTCCGTGAGCACGTGCGCTGGGCGCTGTCGCAGCAGCTTCAAAAGCGCGATGACGCTCGAGAAGCGGCGTTAGCGCCACTGATCGAGGCCGGTTTCAAGGACATCATCGCCCGCCAGCCGGCCTGA
- the orn gene encoding oligoribonuclease — translation MSTQNERLIWIDLEMTGLDPARDRIIEIATIVTDNQLNVIAEGPVMAIHQSDEQLALMDDWNTRTHGNTGLTERVRQSRVSTQQAEQATLRFLEQHVEKGASPMCGNSVHQDRRFMQHEMQALEAFFHYRNLDVSTLKELARRWKPSILSGISKQGTHLALDDIRDSIEELRYYRANLLAL, via the coding sequence ATGAGTACTCAAAATGAACGTCTGATCTGGATCGATCTCGAAATGACCGGTCTGGATCCGGCGCGGGACCGCATTATCGAGATCGCCACCATCGTGACCGACAACCAGCTCAACGTGATTGCCGAAGGCCCTGTCATGGCCATTCATCAAAGCGATGAGCAGCTTGCGCTGATGGATGACTGGAACACCCGCACTCACGGCAATACAGGACTAACCGAGCGAGTGCGTCAGAGCCGCGTTTCCACGCAGCAAGCCGAGCAGGCGACGCTGCGCTTTCTGGAGCAGCACGTCGAGAAGGGCGCCTCACCGATGTGCGGCAACAGCGTCCATCAGGACCGGCGTTTCATGCAGCATGAAATGCAGGCGCTGGAAGCCTTCTTTCACTACCGCAATCTGGATGTCTCGACGCTCAAGGAGCTGGCACGTCGCTGGAAGCCCTCGATTCTTTCCGGCATCAGCAAACAGGGCACGCACCTGGCGCTGGATGACATCCGTGACTCCATTGAGGAGCTGCGCTACTACCGCGCCAATCTGCTGGCGTTGTAG
- the rsgA gene encoding small ribosomal subunit biogenesis GTPase RsgA, translated as MSQRKLSRQQRWRVEKVQAERARRAEKREQTDQRQLAEGEYGPEQLGRVVAHFGRNMEVEGSDGVRHLCHLRANLDTLVTGDRVSWREASDGSGVVEARLERYSTLERPDARGRLKSVAANIDRIMIVFAVEPEPHPFLIDRYLVAAEATGIAPALVLNKMDLLDEYHALHALASRYRALGYPVIGASTRRDGGLEDLIAAMDDTTAVFVGQSGVGKSSLIDALLPDESLAVGELSVDSRKGRHTTTTARLYHFSQGSGALIDSPGIREFGLGHLDEQQVENGFIEFRPYLGHCRFRDCRHRHEPGCAILAAAENGEILPERLESFRRIVHELNAPPR; from the coding sequence ATGAGTCAACGCAAGCTATCCCGCCAGCAGCGCTGGCGTGTCGAGAAGGTTCAGGCCGAGCGGGCCAGGCGCGCCGAAAAGCGCGAGCAGACCGACCAGCGCCAGCTGGCCGAGGGAGAATACGGTCCAGAACAGCTCGGCCGCGTGGTGGCGCACTTCGGCCGCAACATGGAGGTGGAAGGCAGCGACGGCGTGCGCCATTTGTGTCATCTACGCGCCAATCTCGACACGCTGGTGACCGGTGACCGGGTCAGCTGGCGCGAGGCAAGCGATGGCAGCGGCGTAGTTGAGGCGCGCCTTGAGCGTTATTCGACGCTGGAGCGCCCGGATGCCCGTGGCCGACTCAAGAGCGTGGCGGCCAACATCGATCGCATCATGATCGTATTTGCCGTGGAGCCCGAGCCACACCCGTTTCTGATCGACCGCTATCTGGTGGCCGCTGAAGCTACAGGGATCGCGCCGGCGCTGGTCCTTAACAAGATGGACCTGCTCGATGAGTACCACGCGCTACACGCGCTGGCCAGTCGCTATCGGGCGCTCGGATATCCGGTCATTGGCGCCTCGACCAGACGTGACGGCGGGCTCGAGGATCTGATCGCGGCCATGGATGACACCACCGCCGTGTTCGTGGGCCAGAGCGGCGTGGGCAAGTCTTCCCTGATCGATGCCCTGCTGCCGGATGAATCACTGGCCGTGGGTGAACTTTCAGTGGACAGTCGCAAGGGCCGCCATACCACCACCACCGCACGGCTTTATCACTTCAGCCAGGGCAGCGGCGCCCTGATCGACTCTCCCGGCATCCGCGAGTTCGGCCTGGGCCACCTTGATGAGCAGCAGGTCGAAAACGGCTTTATCGAGTTTCGCCCGTACCTGGGCCACTGTCGCTTCCGCGACTGCCGTCATCGTCATGAGCCCGGCTGCGCCATTCTGGCTGCCGCGGAAAACGGCGAGATTCTTCCCGAACGACTGGAAAGCTTCCGCCGCATCGTGCATGAACTCAATGCCCCGCCCCGATAG
- a CDS encoding NCS2 family permease translates to MLESYFKITSQGSSVRRDILAGIATFLAAMYIIVVNPTIMNAAGIPFASALTATVLVSFFGSLMMGLYARNPILVAPGMGINALFTYTMVVGAGIPWQTALGCVFWAGILFAVLAVLNVRRYIIDAIPAQLRYAISCGIGLFITVIGLVNAGFLVSNPATVVGLGEMTPTLVTFLIGLAITAVLVARNMPGALIIGIVATTLMATAIGRFWGDASAFSPTGTATLVNFNGIFALPDFSAVGQLDLIGALNIAYWPFIFVVLFTTFFDALSTFMGVCQAGKLLDRNGEPRNIRQSMMVDAMSAVISAPLGTSPANAYVESAAGISQGGRSGLVAVTAALLFLPFLFLSPLLSLVPSIATAPALIMVGVFMLDPIRHINWYEFDDAIPAFIAMILIPLTYSITHGVVFGFLAFVVVKAGVGKRHEIHPTMWILAALSLLLLFQE, encoded by the coding sequence GTGCTCGAATCGTATTTTAAAATAACAAGTCAGGGCAGCAGCGTACGTCGCGATATCCTGGCCGGCATCGCCACCTTTCTGGCGGCCATGTACATCATTGTGGTCAATCCAACCATCATGAATGCGGCAGGGATTCCCTTTGCCAGTGCCCTGACCGCCACGGTGCTGGTCAGCTTTTTTGGCAGCCTGATGATGGGCCTTTATGCGCGCAACCCGATTCTGGTGGCACCGGGCATGGGCATCAACGCGCTGTTTACCTACACCATGGTTGTTGGCGCGGGCATCCCGTGGCAGACGGCGCTGGGGTGTGTGTTCTGGGCCGGCATCCTTTTTGCCGTGCTGGCGGTGCTCAACGTACGCCGCTATATCATTGATGCCATTCCTGCGCAGCTGCGCTATGCCATCTCCTGTGGCATCGGGCTTTTCATCACGGTCATTGGTCTGGTCAATGCGGGCTTTCTGGTCAGTAATCCTGCGACCGTAGTGGGCCTGGGCGAGATGACCCCGACGCTGGTGACCTTTCTGATCGGCCTTGCCATTACCGCCGTTCTGGTCGCGCGCAACATGCCGGGAGCATTGATCATCGGCATTGTGGCCACAACGCTGATGGCGACGGCCATTGGCCGGTTCTGGGGCGATGCCAGCGCATTTTCTCCCACCGGTACGGCGACGCTGGTCAATTTCAACGGCATCTTTGCCCTGCCGGATTTCAGCGCCGTGGGTCAGCTTGATCTGATCGGGGCGCTCAATATCGCCTATTGGCCGTTTATCTTCGTGGTGCTGTTCACCACGTTTTTTGACGCGCTGTCGACCTTCATGGGGGTATGTCAGGCCGGCAAGCTGCTGGATCGCAACGGCGAGCCGCGCAATATTCGCCAATCCATGATGGTCGATGCGATGTCGGCAGTCATCTCTGCACCACTGGGGACCAGCCCGGCCAATGCCTATGTCGAGTCGGCGGCAGGCATCAGTCAGGGCGGGCGATCAGGGCTGGTGGCAGTAACGGCAGCGCTGCTCTTTTTGCCGTTTCTCTTCTTGTCACCACTTTTGTCACTGGTGCCCTCGATTGCCACGGCGCCGGCGCTGATTATGGTCGGCGTGTTCATGCTGGACCCGATTCGTCATATCAACTGGTACGAGTTTGACGACGCCATTCCGGCCTTTATCGCCATGATCCTGATTCCGTTGACCTATTCGATCACGCACGGCGTGGTCTTTGGCTTTCTGGCTTTTGTGGTGGTCAAGGCAGGCGTGGGCAAGCGTCACGAGATTCACCCGACCATGTGGATTCTGGCCGCGCTGTCACTGCTGCTGCTGTTTCAGGAGTAG
- a CDS encoding sulfurtransferase: MSQDEARFPRIIEPRALSAHLEAPDLLIIDVPASAQSYQDGHVPGAVFLDYRRLLSGQAPVANDVPDEDALSTLFSELGLTPQTHVIVYDDEGGGWAGRLAWTLTLLGHDQWSYLNGGIHAWRADDLPQSQQPHSPTPSRYQARIQHPELMIQREELIERLEDPELAIWDARSPEEYDGLKGNNQRLGHIPGAVNLEWTDTMDKARHLRLRDLSELVTELAALGIDADGDIATHCQSHHRSGLTWMIGYILGYNIRAYPGSWQEWGNRDDTPIET, translated from the coding sequence ATGTCACAGGACGAGGCAAGGTTTCCCAGAATCATTGAGCCCCGGGCGCTGTCGGCGCATCTTGAGGCGCCTGATCTTTTGATCATTGATGTGCCGGCCAGCGCTCAGAGCTATCAGGACGGCCACGTCCCCGGCGCCGTTTTTCTCGATTATCGTCGTCTGCTGTCGGGTCAGGCCCCGGTGGCCAATGACGTGCCTGACGAGGATGCCCTCTCGACACTTTTTTCCGAACTGGGCCTGACGCCCCAGACGCACGTCATTGTCTACGACGATGAAGGCGGTGGCTGGGCCGGACGACTGGCCTGGACACTCACCCTGCTGGGCCATGACCAGTGGTCCTATCTCAACGGCGGCATTCACGCCTGGCGAGCCGACGACCTGCCCCAGTCACAGCAGCCACATTCGCCTACCCCTTCACGTTATCAGGCCCGCATTCAACACCCGGAACTGATGATCCAGCGCGAGGAATTGATCGAGCGCCTTGAAGACCCCGAACTTGCCATCTGGGATGCCCGCAGCCCCGAGGAATATGACGGTCTAAAGGGCAACAATCAGCGTCTGGGCCATATCCCCGGAGCGGTCAATCTCGAGTGGACCGACACCATGGACAAGGCGCGCCATCTGCGGCTGCGTGACCTGTCGGAACTGGTGACTGAACTGGCCGCCCTGGGCATCGATGCCGACGGCGACATTGCCACGCACTGTCAGAGCCACCATCGCAGCGGGCTGACGTGGATGATCGGCTATATTCTGGGCTACAACATTCGCGCCTACCCCGGTTCCTGGCAGGAGTGGGGCAATCGCGACGATACCCCCATCGAAACCTGA
- the asd gene encoding archaetidylserine decarboxylase (Phosphatidylserine decarboxylase is synthesized as a single chain precursor. Generation of the pyruvoyl active site from a Ser is coupled to cleavage of a Gly-Ser bond between the larger (beta) and smaller (alpha chains). It is an integral membrane protein.) gives MNRDRLFALLQYPLPQHAISRLAGQLADARTPWIRDTFIQRFASHYDIDMSEALEPDLGAYKSFNDFFTRALKPDARPIDSGIVSPADGVLSQFGRIDHGTLMQAKGHAYSLTALLGGDDAAAAELRDGSFATVYLSPRDYHRVHMPLEGRLIRTIYVPGRLFSVNQATAREVPGLFARNERLVCLFETELGPMALVLVGAMIVAGIETVWSGQVTPLSRQPHSNDWARGDITLGKGDEMGRFHLGSSVVMCLPKAYSFVDTLTPGMKIRLGQQLAPDPDIPADTLTPEELS, from the coding sequence TTGAATCGCGATCGTCTGTTTGCCCTGCTGCAATATCCGCTGCCCCAGCACGCCATTTCCCGACTGGCAGGACAGCTTGCCGATGCGCGCACGCCCTGGATCAGGGATACGTTCATTCAGCGCTTTGCCAGTCACTACGATATCGACATGAGTGAAGCGCTTGAACCCGATCTCGGCGCGTACAAGAGTTTCAACGACTTTTTTACCCGTGCCCTCAAGCCTGATGCCCGCCCCATCGACTCCGGGATCGTTTCGCCTGCTGACGGTGTGCTCTCGCAGTTCGGACGCATCGATCATGGCACCTTGATGCAGGCCAAGGGCCATGCCTACTCGCTGACGGCCCTGCTGGGCGGTGATGATGCTGCGGCCGCCGAGCTGCGCGATGGCAGTTTCGCCACCGTCTATCTCTCGCCGCGAGACTACCACCGCGTGCACATGCCACTCGAAGGACGCCTGATTCGCACCATCTACGTGCCCGGAAGGCTCTTTTCCGTCAACCAGGCGACCGCTCGTGAAGTGCCGGGGCTTTTCGCCCGCAACGAACGGCTGGTCTGCCTGTTTGAAACCGAACTGGGGCCGATGGCACTGGTGCTGGTGGGTGCGATGATTGTGGCCGGCATCGAAACCGTCTGGTCGGGTCAGGTCACCCCGCTGTCGCGCCAACCGCACAGCAATGACTGGGCCAGAGGCGACATCACCCTTGGCAAGGGCGATGAAATGGGCCGTTTTCACCTCGGCTCTTCTGTTGTCATGTGCCTGCCAAAGGCCTACTCCTTCGTTGATACCCTCACCCCCGGCATGAAGATTCGCCTGGGTCAGCAGCTGGCACCTGATCCCGACATTCCCGCCGACACGCTCACACCGGAAGAGCTTTCCTGA
- a CDS encoding YciI family protein, whose translation MTQFTLLAWDYTDEGALERRMGCREKHLEDLRELARQGHFISGGVILDDDGKMIGSNVHCRFESREALEAWLETEVYVTEKVWEHIDVREIKLFDPNA comes from the coding sequence ATGACACAATTTACGCTGCTGGCCTGGGACTACACCGATGAGGGCGCCCTCGAGCGCCGCATGGGCTGTCGAGAGAAGCATCTGGAGGATCTTCGCGAGCTTGCCCGGCAGGGGCATTTCATCAGTGGCGGCGTCATCCTGGATGATGACGGCAAAATGATTGGCTCCAATGTCCACTGCCGGTTTGAAAGCCGGGAAGCGCTGGAGGCCTGGCTCGAGACGGAGGTCTACGTCACCGAGAAGGTCTGGGAGCATATCGATGTTCGCGAGATCAAACTGTTCGACCCGAACGCCTGA
- the epmA gene encoding EF-P lysine aminoacylase EpmA has product MSADDWRPGATLEVLRARAGLMRRIREFFDVRDVLEVETPVLGHAGSSDVHLDSLSLGARTMNGDERLWLQTSPEYHMKRLLAAGSGPIFQLSRVFRDNEAGRRHNIEFTMLEWYRPGFELEALIQEVVTLIETVLDRPLPAVRLNAYRALFITHLSVDPLLECPETLAALRARAAQHSDADTGEWSRDDCCDLLMSLVIEPLLGREGLDVVMDYPASQAALARRHIDHDGAMVAARFEIYLEGIELANGFDELTDADEQQARFEADNQGRLALGKPQVEADQRLIAALRAGMPQGCGVALGVDRLVMLALGIDDIDRAMAFGTARC; this is encoded by the coding sequence ATGAGTGCTGATGACTGGCGCCCCGGCGCCACCCTAGAGGTATTGCGCGCGCGCGCAGGTCTAATGCGTCGCATCCGCGAGTTTTTTGACGTGCGTGATGTGCTTGAAGTGGAAACCCCCGTGCTGGGCCATGCCGGCAGCAGTGACGTGCATCTGGATTCGCTCTCTCTCGGTGCCCGCACCATGAACGGTGATGAGCGGCTCTGGTTACAGACGTCGCCGGAATACCACATGAAGCGTCTGCTGGCGGCCGGCAGCGGCCCCATTTTTCAGCTGTCGCGAGTGTTTCGAGACAATGAAGCGGGGCGGCGTCACAACATCGAGTTCACCATGCTGGAGTGGTATCGCCCCGGCTTTGAACTCGAGGCGCTGATTCAGGAGGTCGTGACGCTGATCGAGACCGTGCTGGACAGGCCTCTGCCAGCGGTGCGCTTGAATGCCTACCGAGCGCTTTTCATCACCCACCTGTCGGTGGACCCGCTACTGGAGTGCCCGGAGACGCTGGCAGCATTGCGTGCCAGGGCCGCGCAGCATTCAGATGCCGACACGGGCGAGTGGTCACGCGATGACTGCTGTGACCTTCTGATGTCGCTGGTCATCGAGCCGCTTCTGGGGCGAGAGGGGCTTGATGTCGTGATGGATTATCCGGCTTCCCAGGCGGCGCTGGCGCGTCGACACATTGATCATGACGGTGCGATGGTGGCCGCGCGCTTTGAGATCTATCTGGAGGGCATCGAGCTTGCCAACGGCTTTGATGAGCTGACCGATGCCGATGAGCAGCAGGCCCGTTTTGAGGCGGACAATCAGGGGCGTCTGGCGCTGGGTAAACCTCAGGTCGAGGCAGATCAACGCCTGATTGCGGCACTGCGCGCTGGCATGCCGCAGGGCTGCGGCGTGGCGCTGGGGGTCGATCGGTTGGTCATGCTGGCACTGGGCATCGATGATATCGATAGAGCCATGGCCTTTGGCACCGCCCGCTGCTGA
- the efp gene encoding elongation factor P, with protein MASYSTNEFKGGLKVMLDGDPCNIVENELVKPGKGQAFNRVKLRNLMTGRTWERTFKSGESLEGADVLDIDMEYLYNDGEMWHFMRTDGSFEQFAADKKAVGDTSKWLKEQVVYTITLWNDNPISVTPPNFIELEVVETDPGLKGDTAQGGSKPATLTTGAVVRVPLFINQGETLKIDTRSGEYVSRA; from the coding sequence ATGGCAAGCTATTCTACCAACGAATTCAAGGGCGGTCTGAAAGTGATGCTCGACGGCGATCCCTGCAACATCGTCGAAAACGAGCTCGTCAAACCCGGCAAGGGTCAGGCCTTCAACCGCGTCAAGCTGCGCAATCTGATGACCGGCCGCACCTGGGAACGCACTTTCAAGTCCGGCGAATCGCTGGAAGGTGCCGATGTGCTCGACATCGACATGGAGTATCTCTACAACGATGGCGAGATGTGGCACTTCATGAGAACCGACGGCTCGTTTGAGCAGTTCGCTGCCGACAAGAAGGCCGTGGGCGACACTTCCAAGTGGCTCAAGGAACAGGTGGTCTACACCATTACGCTCTGGAACGACAATCCCATCTCGGTCACGCCGCCCAACTTCATCGAACTGGAAGTGGTGGAAACCGATCCGGGCCTCAAGGGTGACACGGCCCAGGGCGGCTCCAAGCCGGCCACTCTGACCACCGGTGCCGTAGTGCGTGTGCCGCTGTTCATCAATCAGGGTGAAACGCTCAAGATCGATACCCGCAGCGGTGAGTACGTCAGCCGCGCATAA
- the epmB gene encoding EF-P beta-lysylation protein EpmB, with the protein MQPVQTISLSADGNDSDPDQSWQSQLSGALRDPKALLAAVGLDNRWLQGARDGHEAFEVRVPQAYLSRIKKGDPADPLLRQVLPLGSETQAVAGYVTDPLEEADHTPAAGLIHKYAARVLMITSGACAINCRYCFRRHFPYEDHAASRAQWRKTLDYLRDDESLIEAILSGGDPLVSSDARLSWLVGELDAIPHLKRLRLHTRLPVVIPDRVDDAMLEWLAATRLQKVVVLHINHANEIDDNVIRACDRLKSVGVTLLNQSVLLRGVNDDVEILRALSERLFEAGILPYYLHVLDPVAGAAHFDVPDDEAQRLHDALRDQLPGFLLPRLVREVPGEQAKTPVQAHHTSSTPR; encoded by the coding sequence ATGCAGCCTGTGCAGACTATCTCTTTATCCGCTGACGGTAACGACAGCGATCCCGACCAGAGCTGGCAGTCGCAGCTCTCCGGCGCCCTTCGTGACCCGAAGGCGCTGCTGGCCGCCGTTGGCCTTGACAACCGCTGGCTGCAGGGCGCCCGGGATGGCCACGAAGCCTTTGAGGTTCGGGTGCCACAGGCCTATCTGTCGCGCATCAAAAAGGGCGATCCTGCTGATCCGCTGCTGCGACAGGTGCTTCCACTGGGCAGCGAGACACAGGCGGTGGCAGGCTATGTCACCGACCCGCTGGAGGAGGCCGATCACACCCCGGCCGCCGGGCTGATTCACAAGTATGCCGCACGCGTATTGATGATCACCAGTGGGGCCTGTGCGATCAACTGCCGCTACTGCTTTCGACGCCATTTCCCCTACGAGGATCACGCCGCCTCCCGCGCACAGTGGCGCAAAACGCTCGACTATCTGCGTGATGACGAGTCACTGATCGAGGCCATTCTTTCCGGGGGCGACCCGCTTGTCTCAAGCGATGCCAGGCTTTCCTGGCTGGTCGGCGAGCTTGATGCCATCCCCCATCTCAAGCGGCTTAGGCTGCATACGCGGCTGCCGGTGGTCATTCCCGATCGGGTCGATGACGCCATGCTTGAATGGCTCGCCGCGACGCGGCTTCAAAAGGTGGTCGTGCTGCACATCAATCATGCCAATGAAATCGATGACAACGTGATCCGGGCCTGTGACAGGCTCAAGAGCGTTGGCGTGACGCTGCTTAACCAGAGCGTGCTGCTGCGTGGCGTCAACGACGATGTCGAGATCCTCAGAGCGCTGTCCGAGCGTCTGTTCGAGGCCGGCATCCTGCCCTACTACCTGCACGTGCTGGACCCGGTGGCGGGGGCCGCCCACTTTGATGTGCCGGATGATGAGGCTCAGCGACTTCATGACGCGCTAAGAGATCAGCTACCGGGATTCTTGCTGCCACGACTGGTGCGTGAGGTTCCAGGAGAGCAGGCCAAGACACCGGTCCAGGCCCACCACACGTCTTCGACGCCACGATAA
- a CDS encoding protealysin inhibitor emfourin, translating into MSYQHTLGERARVRLAREGGVAHMPALVRPREIAFHDCSLSQRKKVCRLLDEAEQLKCAGDQAGQGDQRYFRIIIMPVGSDSDVITLHVPEHRAPESLVSLWKNGPCDD; encoded by the coding sequence ATGAGTTATCAACACACTCTGGGCGAACGTGCACGCGTTCGCCTGGCGCGAGAGGGCGGCGTGGCCCATATGCCGGCACTGGTGCGTCCTCGCGAGATCGCCTTTCATGATTGCTCCCTGTCGCAGCGCAAGAAGGTCTGCAGACTGCTGGATGAAGCGGAACAGCTGAAATGTGCCGGAGATCAGGCCGGACAGGGCGACCAGCGCTATTTTCGCATCATTATCATGCCCGTCGGTAGCGATAGCGATGTGATCACCCTGCATGTTCCCGAACATCGTGCTCCGGAGTCGCTGGTGTCGCTTTGGAAAAACGGACCCTGCGACGACTGA